One Cellulomonas sp. NS3 genomic region harbors:
- a CDS encoding error-prone DNA polymerase, with translation MTGTGRSARYAELHAHSAFSFLDGASQPEELAYEAARLGLSALALTDHDGLYGVVRFAQAARLVGLPTVFGAELHLPVPGGTPGASPGTTPGRPRPRPGPDVLDPPTGVPDPRATHLPVLARGPDGYRALSRAIATAHLATGTKGAAHYTLEGLAEEAAGQWLVLTGCRKGAVRRALTGRAGAGPVTPEGFVAARAEVDRLVALFGHDNVAVEVTDTGDPFDSELADALAALAAAGDLPLVATGNVHYATPRDADLAAALAAVRARSSMEDLDGWLPGAPTAHLRSAREMLMRHRRHPDAVATAADLARECAFDLSLVAPNLPPYPVPAGHTEATWLRELVRRGARELYGPPGAESVPGAYAQIEHELRVIEDLGFPGYFLVVYDLVDFCRRNGILAQGRGSAANSAVCYALRVTAVDAVKHGLLFERFLAPERDGPPDIDVDIESGRREEVIQYVYAKHGRTHAAQVANVIGYRPRSAVRDAARALGYDVGQQDAWSKSIERWGSLRGPDRGLPWWQGAAPVSATPDHGPAPVPGQAPGQRPGQAHRPVVPDHRVHDTDRAVGEPTKDRHDVVPAHLPPAASDLDEIPEHVIDLAERFLRLPRHLGIHSGGMVMCDRPVIEVCPVEWARMPGRTVLQWDKDDCADAGLVKFDLLGLGMLTALRIGFDQVRDHEGVHVELHGLPHEDPAVYDLLCAADTVGVFQVESRAQMGTLPRLKPRKFYDIVIEVALIRPGPIQGGSVHPYINRYNGREKVTYLHPLLEKSLSKTLGVPLFQEQLMQMAIDVADFTPAEADQLRRAMGSKRSIERMEAMRARLMAGMEANGIPPGVREQIYDKLKAFADFGFPESHSYSFAFLVYASSWLKVHHPAAFYAGLLAAQPMGFYSPQSLVADARRHGVEVLRPDVQHSDVQACVERTAPPPPGGEPPLVPTPSGTAAVGARTPAGRTLVVRMGLASVRGVGEDVAERLVAERRAHGPFAGLRDLARRVRLTTAQLEALATGGALGSLGATRREALWAAGALAQESPDTLPGVSVGVSAPTLPGMSDVELAVADVWATGVSTDSFPTQFVRDGLDSAGVLRVEQAFRHETGRRVAVAGVITHRQRPGTAGGVTFLSLEDETGLLNVICSAGLWQRFRKVARTSPALVVRGRLERADGATNLIAEHLAPLSLRVRSSSRDFH, from the coding sequence GGCTGCCCGCCTCGGCCTGTCGGCGCTCGCGCTGACCGACCACGACGGGCTCTACGGCGTCGTGCGGTTCGCGCAGGCGGCCCGGCTCGTCGGGCTCCCCACGGTGTTCGGCGCCGAGCTGCACCTGCCCGTGCCCGGCGGGACACCCGGGGCGAGCCCCGGCACGACCCCCGGGCGCCCCCGCCCCCGGCCCGGACCCGACGTGCTCGACCCCCCGACCGGCGTGCCCGACCCCCGCGCGACGCACCTGCCCGTGCTGGCGCGCGGCCCCGACGGCTACCGCGCGCTGTCCCGCGCGATCGCGACCGCGCACCTCGCGACCGGGACCAAGGGCGCCGCGCACTACACGCTCGAGGGGCTCGCCGAGGAGGCCGCCGGGCAGTGGCTCGTGCTCACCGGGTGCCGCAAGGGCGCGGTGCGGCGCGCGCTGACCGGGCGCGCGGGTGCCGGGCCCGTGACGCCCGAGGGCTTCGTCGCCGCGCGCGCCGAGGTCGACCGGCTCGTCGCGCTGTTCGGCCACGACAACGTCGCGGTCGAGGTCACCGACACGGGCGACCCGTTCGACTCCGAGCTCGCGGACGCGCTCGCGGCCCTCGCCGCCGCGGGCGACCTGCCGCTCGTCGCGACCGGCAACGTGCACTACGCGACCCCGCGCGACGCCGACCTGGCGGCCGCGCTCGCCGCGGTGCGTGCGCGCTCGTCGATGGAGGACCTCGACGGCTGGCTGCCGGGCGCCCCGACCGCGCACCTGCGCTCGGCGCGCGAGATGCTCATGCGCCACCGCCGCCACCCCGACGCGGTGGCGACCGCGGCGGACCTCGCGCGCGAGTGCGCGTTCGACCTGTCCCTCGTCGCCCCGAACCTGCCGCCGTACCCCGTGCCGGCGGGCCACACCGAGGCGACGTGGCTGCGCGAGCTCGTCCGGCGCGGCGCGCGCGAGCTCTACGGGCCGCCCGGGGCCGAGTCGGTGCCCGGGGCGTACGCGCAGATCGAGCACGAGCTGCGCGTCATCGAGGACCTCGGCTTCCCCGGCTACTTCCTCGTCGTGTACGACCTCGTCGACTTCTGCCGCCGCAACGGGATCCTCGCGCAGGGCCGTGGCTCGGCCGCAAACTCGGCGGTCTGCTACGCGCTGCGCGTCACCGCCGTCGACGCCGTCAAGCACGGGCTGCTGTTCGAGCGCTTCCTGGCCCCCGAGCGCGACGGTCCGCCCGACATCGACGTCGACATCGAGTCGGGCCGCCGCGAGGAGGTCATCCAGTACGTCTACGCCAAGCACGGGCGCACGCACGCCGCGCAGGTCGCCAACGTCATCGGCTACCGCCCGCGCTCGGCGGTGCGCGACGCCGCACGCGCGCTCGGGTACGACGTCGGGCAGCAGGACGCCTGGAGCAAGAGCATCGAGCGGTGGGGGAGCCTGCGCGGACCCGACCGCGGGCTCCCGTGGTGGCAGGGCGCGGCGCCGGTGTCCGCGACGCCCGACCACGGGCCGGCGCCGGTTCCCGGTCAGGCGCCCGGCCAGCGGCCCGGTCAAGCGCACCGGCCCGTCGTCCCCGACCACCGCGTGCACGACACCGACCGCGCCGTCGGGGAGCCCACCAAGGACCGCCACGACGTCGTCCCCGCGCACCTGCCGCCCGCCGCGAGCGACCTCGACGAGATCCCCGAGCACGTCATCGACCTCGCCGAACGGTTCCTGCGCCTGCCGCGCCACCTGGGCATCCACTCGGGCGGCATGGTGATGTGCGACCGGCCGGTCATCGAGGTGTGCCCCGTCGAGTGGGCGCGGATGCCCGGGCGCACGGTGCTGCAGTGGGACAAGGACGACTGCGCCGACGCCGGGCTGGTCAAGTTCGACCTGCTGGGCCTCGGGATGCTGACCGCGCTGCGCATCGGCTTCGACCAGGTGCGCGACCACGAGGGCGTGCACGTCGAGCTCCACGGGCTCCCGCACGAGGACCCCGCGGTGTACGACCTGCTGTGCGCCGCGGACACCGTGGGCGTGTTCCAGGTCGAGTCGCGGGCGCAGATGGGCACCCTGCCGCGCCTCAAGCCCCGGAAGTTCTACGACATCGTCATCGAGGTCGCGCTGATCCGCCCCGGACCCATCCAGGGCGGCTCGGTGCACCCGTACATCAACCGCTACAACGGCCGCGAGAAGGTCACGTACCTGCACCCGCTGCTCGAGAAGTCGCTGTCCAAGACCCTCGGCGTCCCGCTGTTCCAGGAGCAGCTCATGCAGATGGCCATCGACGTCGCCGACTTCACGCCCGCCGAGGCCGACCAGCTGCGCCGCGCGATGGGCTCGAAGCGGTCGATCGAGCGCATGGAGGCGATGCGGGCGCGGCTCATGGCCGGGATGGAGGCCAACGGCATCCCGCCGGGCGTCCGCGAGCAGATCTACGACAAGCTCAAGGCGTTCGCCGACTTCGGCTTCCCCGAGTCGCACTCGTACTCGTTCGCGTTCCTCGTGTACGCGAGCTCGTGGCTCAAGGTGCACCACCCCGCGGCGTTCTACGCGGGGTTGCTGGCTGCGCAGCCGATGGGCTTCTACTCCCCGCAGTCGCTCGTCGCCGACGCGCGCCGGCACGGCGTCGAGGTGCTGCGCCCCGACGTGCAGCACTCGGACGTCCAGGCGTGCGTCGAGCGCACGGCCCCGCCGCCGCCGGGCGGTGAGCCGCCGTTGGTCCCGACGCCGTCGGGCACCGCAGCCGTCGGTGCGCGCACGCCGGCCGGGCGCACGCTCGTGGTGCGGATGGGGCTCGCGTCGGTGCGGGGCGTGGGGGAGGACGTCGCGGAGCGGCTCGTCGCAGAGCGGCGCGCGCACGGGCCGTTCGCGGGCCTGCGCGACCTCGCGCGGCGCGTGCGCCTGACGACCGCGCAGCTCGAGGCGCTCGCGACGGGCGGCGCGCTCGGCAGCCTCGGGGCGACGCGGCGCGAGGCGCTGTGGGCCGCGGGTGCGCTCGCGCAGGAGAGCCCCGACACGCTCCCGGGGGTCTCCGTGGGCGTGAGCGCCCCGACGCTGCCCGGGATGAGCGACGTCGAGCTCGCCGTCGCGGACGTGTGGGCGACCGGGGTCTCGACCGACTCGTTCCCGACGCAGTTCGTGCGCGACGGGCTCGACTCCGCGGGGGTCCTGCGCGTCGAGCAGGCGTTCCGCCACGAGACCGGGCGCCGCGTCGCCGTCGCCGGGGTCATCACGCACCGCCAGCGGCCCGGGACCGCCGGGGGCGTGACGTTCCTGTCGCTCGAGGACGAGACGGGGCTGCTCAACGTCATCTGCTCCGCGGGCCTCTGGCAGCGGTTCCGCAAGGTCGCGCGCACGTCACCGGCGCTCGTCGTGCGCGGCCGGCTCGAGCGGGCCGACGGCGCGACGAACCTCATCGCCGAGCACCTCGCGCCGCTGTCGCTGCGGGTGCGGTCCTCGTCGCGCGACTTCCACTAA
- a CDS encoding dihydrodipicolinate synthase family protein, protein MSLFGPLVAYVPTPRSADGALAPDVLGHLVDRVVAAGASGVCVLGSVGTFAYLDPATRRAVVAAAVEATAGRVPVMAGVGALATRDVRTLARGAQDAGADALLLPTTSYLPLTDDEVLGLVRDVTEAAGPPVWIYHNPVNTRYDFSVEALLRAAALPGVGGVKDRAPDANAVRARAAAVLGGAPAGLEVGYSGDVLGAYGLLAGARTWHSALAGVLPGPYAAVAHLAAQGDEEGTLALLDHLAPLVDLVMGSGGPRAIHAVGQLLGLPLGDVPAPLRMPGPDVRAELEVALGAVLDRFADVGAASTSR, encoded by the coding sequence ATGTCGCTCTTCGGCCCGCTCGTCGCCTACGTCCCGACCCCTCGCAGCGCCGACGGTGCGCTCGCCCCCGACGTCCTGGGGCACCTCGTCGACCGTGTCGTGGCGGCGGGTGCGAGCGGGGTGTGCGTGCTCGGCAGCGTCGGGACGTTCGCGTACCTCGACCCTGCGACGCGCCGGGCCGTCGTCGCGGCGGCGGTCGAGGCCACCGCCGGGCGGGTGCCCGTCATGGCCGGCGTCGGCGCCCTCGCGACCCGTGACGTCCGCACGCTCGCGCGCGGCGCGCAGGACGCCGGCGCCGACGCGCTCCTGCTGCCGACGACGTCCTACCTGCCCCTGACCGACGACGAGGTCCTGGGCCTCGTGCGCGACGTGACCGAGGCCGCCGGCCCGCCGGTGTGGATTTACCACAACCCCGTCAACACGCGGTACGACTTCAGCGTCGAGGCGCTCCTGCGGGCCGCCGCGCTGCCGGGCGTGGGTGGGGTCAAGGACCGCGCGCCGGACGCCAACGCCGTGCGTGCGCGAGCGGCCGCCGTCCTCGGCGGTGCCCCCGCCGGCCTCGAGGTCGGCTACAGCGGGGACGTGCTCGGCGCGTACGGGCTGCTCGCGGGCGCCCGGACCTGGCACTCGGCGCTCGCGGGCGTCCTGCCCGGCCCGTACGCCGCCGTCGCGCACCTCGCCGCCCAGGGGGACGAGGAGGGGACGCTGGCGCTGCTCGACCACCTGGCGCCGCTCGTCGACCTCGTCATGGGCTCGGGCGGGCCGCGCGCGATCCACGCCGTGGGCCAGCTGCTCGGCCTGCCGCTCGGCGACGTGCCGGCCCCGCTGCGGATGCCCGGGCCGGACGTGCGTGCGGAGCTCGAGGTTGCGCTCGGGGCCGTGCTCGACCGCTTCGCGGACGTGGGCGCCGCGTCGACGTCCCGCTGA
- a CDS encoding AI-2E family transporter, producing the protein MAEESTSSDRSPVPSRLLAGASPAARKVAGARRNPSVIGVEQTAPHWLRVMAGVGWRLLVVVAAVALIFYATSRVQLLFVAVFIALVMTAVLRPAVDVLARIMPRGIATALSLLGGILVLLGMLTYVGVSVAGQWQSLSVQFGEGIDDIIDFLENGPLPFTVTTEQLNEWIDNGRAWVVEHGGELAGQAAAGAGGVVEVFAALALATFCSVFFLARGREMWVWFLNQLPSRVRETWKTAASAGWYTFSGYTRGTMIIAATDGLLAFALLSIVGVPLAAPLAVLVLIGAFIPLIGAPAAMVIAMIVALAANGPIQAAVVGIGIALIGQFEGHILQPLVMGKQVSLHPVVVALVVTGGTLTAGILGAVISVPLVAVFWAIFSRLRRVDPPMEEPVAADEDEALPDDAARIGD; encoded by the coding sequence ATGGCCGAGGAGAGCACGTCGAGCGACCGCTCGCCGGTCCCGAGCCGTCTCCTGGCGGGGGCGAGCCCGGCGGCGCGCAAGGTCGCCGGCGCGCGGCGCAACCCGTCGGTGATCGGCGTCGAGCAGACGGCACCGCACTGGCTGCGCGTCATGGCCGGCGTCGGGTGGCGGCTGCTCGTCGTCGTCGCGGCGGTGGCCCTGATCTTCTACGCGACCTCGCGCGTGCAGCTCCTGTTCGTCGCGGTGTTCATCGCGCTGGTCATGACCGCGGTGCTGCGGCCCGCGGTCGACGTGCTCGCACGGATCATGCCGCGCGGGATCGCGACGGCGCTGTCCCTGCTCGGCGGGATCCTCGTGCTGCTCGGGATGCTGACGTACGTCGGGGTCTCGGTCGCCGGCCAGTGGCAGAGCCTGTCCGTGCAGTTCGGCGAGGGCATCGACGACATCATCGACTTCCTGGAGAACGGCCCGCTGCCGTTCACCGTGACGACCGAGCAGCTCAACGAGTGGATCGACAACGGGCGCGCGTGGGTCGTCGAGCACGGCGGCGAGCTCGCCGGACAGGCCGCGGCCGGCGCCGGCGGGGTCGTCGAGGTGTTCGCCGCGCTCGCGCTCGCGACGTTCTGCTCCGTGTTCTTCCTCGCCCGCGGCCGCGAGATGTGGGTGTGGTTCCTCAACCAGCTCCCCTCGCGCGTCCGGGAGACCTGGAAGACGGCGGCCAGCGCCGGTTGGTACACGTTCTCCGGGTACACGCGCGGCACGATGATCATCGCCGCGACGGACGGGCTGCTCGCGTTCGCTCTGCTGTCGATCGTCGGCGTCCCGCTCGCCGCGCCGCTCGCGGTGCTCGTGCTCATCGGCGCGTTCATCCCGCTCATCGGGGCACCCGCTGCGATGGTCATCGCGATGATCGTGGCCCTCGCCGCGAACGGTCCCATCCAGGCCGCGGTCGTCGGCATCGGGATCGCGCTCATCGGGCAGTTCGAGGGGCACATCCTGCAGCCGCTCGTCATGGGCAAGCAGGTCTCGCTGCACCCCGTCGTCGTCGCGCTCGTCGTGACCGGGGGAACACTGACCGCGGGCATCCTCGGGGCGGTCATCTCGGTGCCGCTCGTGGCGGTGTTCTGGGCGATCTTCTCGCGGCTGCGGCGCGTCGACCCGCCCATGGAGGAGCCGGTGGCGGCCGACGAGGACGAGGCGCTGCCCGACGACGCGGCACGCATCGGCGACTGA
- a CDS encoding Fic family protein has protein sequence MVMDPAASTEALDGPSPWPVFGTESVEWRAADASYGPRTGRSQHQGAYLAALAPDIAEADVRLSSRTMALVAEASAEIARFDGETLGATTSFASLLLRTEAASSSQIENLTSTPKAIALAELGRRGRPNADEIVANVTAMTQALRDASHLDADAILQMHRALMIGHPPSAAGRWRTEPVWIGGGSRSPHGAAYVAPVHERVPAHMDDLVRFIARDDIAVLAQAALAHAQFESIHPFPDGNGRTGRAILHAQLRHGGLARQAIVPVSAGLLTDTDRYFGALDVYRTGDVEPIVTEVAEAVFPALANARRLISDVTAARATWGEQIRARRGAAAWALADLVMTRPVLDVRLAAETLGVSTVNAQLAIDRLVEDGVLEQIGRGARDRVWQASEVLAAMDRFAERSHRRVW, from the coding sequence ATGGTCATGGATCCGGCGGCGAGCACAGAGGCCCTCGACGGCCCGTCTCCATGGCCGGTCTTCGGTACCGAGAGCGTCGAGTGGCGCGCCGCCGACGCGTCCTACGGCCCCCGGACCGGCCGGAGCCAGCACCAGGGCGCCTACCTCGCGGCGCTCGCACCGGACATCGCCGAGGCGGACGTCCGCCTCTCCTCGCGCACGATGGCGCTGGTGGCCGAGGCGTCGGCGGAGATCGCCCGGTTCGACGGGGAGACGCTCGGCGCGACGACGTCGTTCGCGTCGCTCCTGCTGCGCACCGAGGCGGCCAGCTCGTCGCAGATCGAGAACCTCACGTCCACGCCAAAGGCGATCGCGCTCGCGGAGCTGGGCCGCAGGGGGCGGCCGAACGCCGACGAGATCGTCGCGAACGTGACCGCCATGACGCAGGCGCTGCGCGACGCCTCGCACCTGGACGCCGATGCCATCCTGCAGATGCACCGCGCGCTCATGATCGGGCACCCGCCGTCGGCCGCCGGGCGCTGGCGCACCGAGCCGGTGTGGATCGGGGGCGGCAGCCGGAGCCCGCACGGCGCCGCGTACGTCGCACCGGTGCACGAGCGCGTCCCGGCCCACATGGACGACCTCGTGCGCTTCATCGCCCGGGACGACATCGCGGTGCTGGCGCAGGCCGCGCTGGCCCACGCGCAGTTCGAGTCCATCCACCCGTTCCCCGACGGCAACGGCCGGACGGGGCGGGCGATCCTGCACGCCCAGCTGCGCCACGGCGGGCTCGCACGGCAGGCGATCGTCCCGGTCTCCGCCGGGCTGCTGACCGACACGGACCGGTACTTCGGCGCCCTGGACGTCTACCGGACCGGTGACGTGGAGCCCATCGTGACGGAGGTGGCGGAGGCGGTCTTCCCCGCGCTGGCGAACGCACGCAGGCTGATCTCCGACGTGACCGCCGCGCGCGCGACCTGGGGTGAGCAGATCCGCGCACGTCGTGGCGCGGCGGCCTGGGCGCTCGCCGACCTCGTCATGACGAGACCCGTGCTCGACGTGCGGCTCGCCGCCGAGACGCTCGGCGTCAGCACCGTCAACGCCCAGCTGGCGATCGACCGGCTCGTCGAGGACGGGGTGCTCGAGCAGATCGGTCGCGGTGCACGTGACCGCGTGTGGCAGGCGAGCGAGGTGCTCGCGGCGATGGACCGGTTCGCGGAGCGGTCCCACCGCCGGGTGTGGTGA